One Mycolicibacter sp. MU0083 DNA window includes the following coding sequences:
- a CDS encoding TetR/AcrR family transcriptional regulator, which yields MVGTTMEDIGRTAGVSRATVYRYFPNREAVMSGVIIRAAERYLDRINPRIAEHTDLGSALVDFVEYTVEAARREEIIGLLFGSDEELAGVGLAAGTSTSLFELVTEFLRPIFRRHWSYVEPGVSVDDAAEWVLRTILSLLTVRGPRERSRDGLRTFLSRFLLPAILASDHCRPM from the coding sequence GAACAGCGGGTGTCTCCAGGGCAACGGTGTATCGCTACTTCCCTAATCGGGAGGCGGTGATGTCGGGCGTCATCATTCGCGCCGCCGAGCGCTATCTCGATCGCATCAACCCCCGGATCGCGGAGCACACCGATCTGGGCTCCGCTCTCGTCGATTTCGTGGAATACACAGTTGAGGCCGCGCGCCGCGAAGAGATCATCGGATTGTTGTTCGGCAGCGACGAGGAACTCGCCGGCGTTGGCCTCGCGGCGGGGACCTCGACGTCACTCTTCGAACTCGTCACCGAGTTTCTCCGTCCCATCTTCAGGAGACACTGGAGTTACGTAGAACCGGGCGTCTCCGTCGACGACGCCGCCGAGTGGGTTCTCCGCACGATACTGAGCCTGCTGACTGTTCGAGGACCGCGGGAGCGCAGTCGTGACGGGCTCCGGACATTTCTTTCAAGGTTTCTCCTTCCCGCAATCCTGGCGAGCGACCATTGTCGACCGATGTGA
- a CDS encoding PaaI family thioesterase — protein MQFTTFNQQVAEQLQSAAETTGGLAGYLGFRHTDFTAGRLVAEMDARDDLKTPFGNLHGGCLSAMVDHCLGVVFYPVIPMGSWVATTEFKLNLLRPVSSGTCVATAEIISLGRTSGVARIDICNDGRAVCAAQGTVTVVAPKAIS, from the coding sequence GTGCAGTTCACCACGTTCAACCAGCAGGTCGCTGAACAACTGCAGAGCGCAGCAGAAACCACGGGCGGGTTGGCCGGTTACCTCGGCTTCCGGCACACTGACTTCACTGCTGGACGGCTCGTCGCGGAGATGGACGCACGCGACGACCTGAAGACGCCTTTCGGCAACTTGCATGGCGGCTGCTTGTCGGCCATGGTCGACCATTGCCTTGGAGTGGTGTTTTATCCCGTGATTCCGATGGGATCCTGGGTCGCGACGACGGAGTTCAAACTGAATTTGCTTCGTCCAGTTTCCAGCGGAACCTGTGTAGCCACGGCTGAGATCATCTCGCTGGGCAGAACCAGCGGTGTGGCACGTATCGACATCTGCAACGACGGCAGAGCGGTGTGTGCGGCGCAGGGCACCGTCACCGTCGTCGCACCGAAGGCCATCTCTTGA
- a CDS encoding alpha/beta fold hydrolase, whose protein sequence is MSANRAHDLSAPVVERVPTVDGLSLAVDFYRCDGPRAVVLLLHGGGQSRHAWDVTAQRLHQRGYTVAAYDARGHGDSDWDPDGRYDIERLGSDLLAVRAYAGSARPVAAIGASLGGLTILGTHLLAPSELWQAVVLVDITPRMQMHGARRVLSFMSAHPEGFDSLESAADVIAAYNPHRPRPENVDGLQKVLRRRGDGRWAWRWDPAFATSNFQFLQSDSDDGAEEFEMMSAFLVDGARQVSAPALLVRGLLSDIVSEETVKDFLTLVPHAQTVDVSGAGHMVAGDNNDAFSTAVVDFLDRTV, encoded by the coding sequence ATGTCTGCAAACAGAGCACATGATTTGTCCGCTCCTGTCGTCGAGCGCGTGCCCACGGTGGATGGGCTCTCGCTGGCGGTCGACTTCTACCGCTGTGACGGACCGCGGGCGGTCGTGTTGCTCCTTCACGGCGGTGGTCAGAGCCGGCACGCCTGGGATGTCACCGCCCAACGATTGCATCAGCGGGGCTACACCGTTGCCGCCTACGACGCAAGGGGACATGGTGACAGCGACTGGGATCCAGACGGACGCTATGACATCGAACGGCTGGGGTCCGACCTGTTGGCCGTGCGCGCGTACGCCGGCTCCGCCCGCCCAGTTGCCGCGATCGGGGCATCGTTGGGCGGTTTGACCATCCTCGGCACGCACTTGCTCGCCCCATCGGAGCTATGGCAGGCCGTCGTCCTGGTTGACATCACTCCGCGAATGCAGATGCACGGCGCCCGCCGAGTCCTATCGTTCATGTCGGCCCATCCCGAAGGTTTCGACAGCCTAGAGTCGGCCGCTGACGTGATCGCCGCCTACAACCCGCACCGCCCTCGCCCCGAAAACGTCGACGGCCTTCAAAAAGTCCTCCGCCGACGTGGAGACGGTCGCTGGGCCTGGCGATGGGATCCGGCGTTTGCGACGTCGAATTTTCAGTTCCTGCAGAGTGATTCAGACGACGGCGCAGAGGAGTTCGAGATGATGAGCGCATTCCTTGTCGATGGCGCGCGACAGGTGTCCGCGCCGGCGCTGCTGGTCCGCGGCCTGCTGTCGGACATAGTCTCCGAAGAGACAGTGAAGGATTTCCTCACCTTGGTTCCCCACGCGCAAACCGTTGACGTGTCAGGCGCGGGCCACATGGTTGCTGGCGACAACAACGACGCATTCTCGACGGCGGTCGTCGACTTTCTCGACCGTACCGTTTGA
- a CDS encoding TetR/AcrR family transcriptional regulator, which produces MREQVLRATRELTIEKGWEQVRVSEVAELVGVSRPTLYKEFGDKQGLGDALVVAEGQRFLEGIHAILAEHTGDVQGGITAAVRFTLREAEASPLLKSVLTSNHSGDDRAGAPTTGVLPLLPTSASLLQLSSAALVAWFHDHFADLDSEDVEEVADVLVRLTVSHVVLPSADIATTGARISRVALRYLGVGYR; this is translated from the coding sequence ATCCGCGAGCAGGTCTTGAGGGCGACACGGGAACTCACCATTGAGAAGGGCTGGGAACAAGTCCGAGTGAGTGAGGTCGCCGAACTTGTCGGCGTCTCCCGACCGACGCTATACAAGGAGTTCGGCGATAAGCAGGGACTTGGTGACGCGCTCGTGGTGGCCGAGGGTCAGCGCTTCCTGGAGGGTATCCACGCCATTCTCGCCGAACACACCGGCGACGTTCAGGGCGGCATCACCGCAGCGGTGCGGTTCACCCTGCGTGAAGCAGAAGCCAGTCCGCTCCTGAAGTCGGTGCTGACGTCCAACCACTCAGGGGATGATCGCGCCGGTGCGCCGACGACGGGCGTTCTTCCTCTCCTGCCGACATCGGCGTCCCTGCTCCAGCTCTCCTCCGCGGCTTTGGTCGCGTGGTTTCACGACCACTTCGCCGATCTCGACTCCGAAGACGTCGAGGAGGTCGCAGACGTTCTGGTGCGGCTCACCGTGAGTCACGTCGTTCTTCCCTCCGCGGACATCGCCACCACGGGTGCGCGGATCTCGCGGGTGGCGCTCCGCTACCTCGGCGTTGGCTATAGATAG
- a CDS encoding helix-turn-helix transcriptional regulator gives MLESPAFDPDAVARLRNIMAREGTDEATLIQRDVQAPLRWFREAYPGLDIDQATLLGFALAEQAQLTSFGPLSVPLVSAGSVAEIVELLTYLPLITTAVKAQFHPDDQGLTVGLWGHTSDRALDCLAVTYAGLALLRLLDMLVRAAPTLTLHLSWPAPAALKDREDDLTAGRLFFDAPMSFLHVPADTLNEVCRFSDPVAYRLAIVDLQRTLDQRSETTSFSEKVRRLLQKEPGRRSKHWFAHELSMSTSTLKRRLSEEETTFRELRQAFLRERAMLQLLDRSLSVSEIATDLGYSDLANFSHAFKRWTGRSPSEFRLSPH, from the coding sequence ATGCTCGAGAGCCCGGCGTTTGACCCAGACGCCGTCGCGCGGCTTCGCAACATCATGGCTCGCGAAGGAACCGACGAGGCGACGCTGATTCAGCGTGATGTCCAGGCCCCGTTACGGTGGTTTCGTGAGGCGTACCCCGGTCTAGACATCGATCAGGCAACGCTGCTCGGATTTGCGTTAGCCGAACAGGCACAGTTGACGTCCTTCGGCCCGCTGAGTGTTCCGCTGGTCAGCGCGGGCTCAGTGGCCGAGATCGTAGAGCTGCTGACTTATCTGCCGTTGATCACGACGGCTGTCAAAGCACAGTTTCATCCAGATGACCAAGGCCTCACCGTCGGGCTCTGGGGACACACCAGCGATCGGGCCCTGGACTGCCTCGCCGTCACGTACGCCGGGTTGGCGTTGTTGCGACTGCTGGACATGCTCGTCCGTGCGGCGCCGACCCTCACACTCCACTTGAGTTGGCCAGCGCCCGCCGCCTTGAAAGATCGCGAGGACGACCTTACCGCCGGGCGCCTGTTCTTCGACGCTCCGATGTCCTTCCTCCATGTTCCCGCGGACACGCTCAACGAGGTGTGCCGGTTCTCCGATCCCGTCGCATACCGACTCGCCATCGTCGATCTGCAGCGAACTCTCGACCAGCGGAGCGAAACCACGTCGTTCTCGGAGAAGGTGAGACGGCTGCTGCAGAAGGAGCCCGGACGCCGAAGTAAACATTGGTTCGCACATGAGCTGTCAATGTCCACCAGCACACTCAAGCGGCGCCTCTCCGAAGAGGAGACCACCTTTCGCGAGTTGCGCCAAGCATTCCTGCGCGAGCGCGCGATGCTGCAGCTACTCGACCGATCCCTATCGGTGAGTGAGATAGCCACGGATCTCGGATACAGCGACCTCGCCAACTTCTCACACGCCTTCAAGCGATGGACCGGCCGCTCTCCGAGCGAGTTCCGGCTCTCACCACATTGA
- a CDS encoding 2Fe-2S iron-sulfur cluster-binding protein produces MAVVTFVSHGGEKYEAPLEEGQSLMRVATNNAVPGIDGDCGGEAACGTCHVIVDPQWSDRVGLSGANEEEMLAMNPERQPTSRLSCQMQVSEAWDGLIVHLPEFQL; encoded by the coding sequence ATGGCAGTTGTCACATTTGTCTCCCACGGCGGCGAGAAGTATGAGGCGCCTCTCGAGGAAGGTCAGTCACTGATGCGGGTCGCGACCAACAATGCGGTGCCCGGCATCGACGGCGACTGCGGAGGCGAAGCCGCGTGCGGCACCTGCCATGTGATCGTCGATCCGCAATGGTCCGATCGGGTCGGCCTCTCCGGGGCCAATGAAGAGGAGATGCTCGCGATGAACCCCGAGCGTCAGCCGACCTCCCGGCTGTCCTGCCAGATGCAGGTCTCTGAGGCGTGGGACGGTTTGATCGTCCATCTGCCCGAGTTCCAACTGTGA
- a CDS encoding cytochrome P450 encodes MDRIIQGAHLYDRTRRWVTGTNGEKIFIERPIPPADEVELTDIDLSNPFLYRQGRWKSYYERLRNEAPVHYQAHSAFGPFWSVTRHADIVAVDKNHEVFSSEPFIVIGSPPRFLDIAMFIAMDPPKHDRQRQAVQGVVAPKNLREMEGLIRERVVDVLDALPLGEPFNWVQHVSIELTARMLATLLDFPYEQRRKLVQWSDLATSMEQANGGPSDNDEIFRGMVDMARGLSAHWRDKAARKAAGELPGFDLITMLQSDESTKDLIDRPMEFLGNLVLLIVGGNDTTRNSMSGGVLALNEFPDQFEKLKANPELIPNMVSEIIRWQTPLAHMRRIAKADTVLNGQFIRKGDKVLMWYASGNRDERVFDRPDDLIIDRANARNHISFGFGVHRCMGNRLAEMQLRILWEELLPRFENIEVVGEPEYVQSNFVRGISKLMVRLIPKGGA; translated from the coding sequence ATGGACCGAATAATCCAGGGCGCCCACCTCTACGACAGAACGCGGCGCTGGGTCACCGGCACCAACGGTGAAAAAATCTTCATCGAGCGACCGATCCCGCCGGCTGACGAGGTTGAACTGACCGACATCGACCTTAGCAATCCTTTCCTCTATCGTCAGGGTCGCTGGAAGTCCTATTACGAGCGCCTACGCAACGAGGCTCCCGTGCACTATCAGGCCCACAGCGCGTTCGGCCCGTTCTGGTCGGTGACGCGGCATGCCGACATCGTGGCCGTCGACAAGAACCACGAGGTCTTCTCCTCCGAGCCGTTCATCGTCATCGGGAGCCCGCCGCGCTTCCTCGACATTGCGATGTTCATCGCGATGGACCCCCCGAAACACGACCGGCAACGGCAGGCTGTCCAGGGTGTGGTCGCACCGAAGAACCTGCGTGAGATGGAGGGCCTCATCCGCGAGCGGGTGGTAGACGTGCTCGACGCTCTGCCGCTTGGCGAACCGTTCAACTGGGTGCAGCACGTCTCGATCGAGCTAACCGCGCGCATGCTGGCCACGCTGCTGGACTTCCCGTACGAGCAGCGGCGCAAGCTCGTCCAATGGTCCGATCTCGCCACCTCCATGGAGCAAGCCAACGGTGGGCCCTCGGACAACGACGAGATATTTCGCGGCATGGTCGATATGGCTAGAGGTCTCAGCGCTCACTGGCGGGACAAGGCAGCCCGGAAAGCTGCCGGAGAGCTGCCCGGCTTCGATCTGATCACCATGTTGCAGAGCGACGAGAGCACCAAGGACCTGATCGATCGCCCGATGGAGTTCTTGGGCAACTTGGTATTGCTGATCGTGGGTGGCAACGATACGACCCGCAATTCCATGAGCGGTGGTGTTCTGGCGCTGAACGAGTTCCCTGACCAGTTTGAGAAGCTGAAGGCGAACCCCGAGCTGATCCCCAACATGGTCTCGGAGATCATCCGGTGGCAAACCCCGCTCGCGCATATGCGCCGGATCGCCAAGGCCGACACTGTGCTCAACGGGCAGTTCATCCGCAAGGGCGATAAGGTCCTGATGTGGTACGCCTCGGGCAACCGCGACGAGCGCGTGTTCGATCGGCCCGATGACCTGATTATCGACCGGGCCAACGCCCGTAACCACATCTCCTTCGGTTTCGGCGTGCACCGCTGTATGGGTAACCGGCTGGCCGAGATGCAGTTGCGGATCCTGTGGGAGGAGCTGCTTCCGCGGTTCGAGAACATCGAGGTCGTCGGTGAGCCCGAGTACGTGCAGTCCAACTTCGTGAGGGGGATCAGTAAGCTGATGGTCCGCCTCATCCCGAAAGGTGGCGCATGA
- a CDS encoding NAD(P)/FAD-dependent oxidoreductase, with amino-acid sequence MTVQRAVIAGASHAGTQLAASLRREGWDGEIVLVGDESALPYQRPPLSKSYLADKCELAELAIRNSDFYAKQRIRLLDATVAAIDRSAGHVVLSTGDALPYDKLALCTGARPRRLPTPGADLAGVFYLRTAADGEMIREAAGPGRRAVIVGGGYIGLETAASLRALGLEVTLLEATGRVLERVTAPEVSEFFDRIHREEGVNIRTGTLVEALSGDGRVREVILASGESIPADLVIVGIGVEPNTELAATAGLVVDNGVVIDDRARTSDPDIVAAGDCASHDMARYGRRIRLESVPSAAEQAKVAAATVCGKSKKIAALPWFWSDQYDLKLQIAGLNTGYDEVVLSGDPTRDRDFTCFYLRAGELIAADCINRPRDFMFSKRVITQQVAVERAELVLAGSD; translated from the coding sequence ATGACCGTGCAGCGAGCGGTCATCGCGGGGGCCAGCCACGCGGGCACCCAGCTCGCCGCCAGTCTTCGCCGAGAAGGGTGGGACGGCGAGATCGTCCTCGTCGGCGATGAGTCGGCGTTGCCCTACCAGCGGCCCCCGCTGTCCAAGTCGTACCTGGCCGACAAATGCGAACTGGCCGAACTCGCGATCCGCAACTCGGATTTCTACGCCAAGCAGCGGATCCGACTCCTGGATGCGACGGTGGCGGCGATCGACCGCTCGGCTGGTCATGTCGTGCTGAGTACCGGCGACGCACTGCCCTACGACAAGCTCGCGCTGTGCACTGGCGCCCGGCCTCGTCGGCTCCCCACCCCGGGAGCGGACCTGGCCGGAGTCTTCTACCTACGCACCGCCGCGGACGGCGAGATGATCCGAGAGGCCGCCGGCCCCGGGCGTCGGGCGGTGATCGTGGGCGGCGGCTACATCGGACTGGAGACAGCCGCCTCGTTGCGTGCACTGGGTCTGGAGGTCACCCTGCTCGAGGCGACCGGGCGCGTCCTTGAACGGGTCACCGCCCCGGAGGTATCGGAGTTCTTCGACCGGATCCACCGGGAGGAGGGCGTCAACATCCGGACGGGCACGCTGGTCGAGGCTCTGTCCGGCGACGGCAGGGTCCGCGAAGTAATCCTGGCCAGTGGCGAATCAATTCCCGCCGACCTCGTCATTGTCGGCATCGGCGTGGAGCCGAACACCGAGCTCGCCGCCACCGCGGGCCTGGTCGTCGACAACGGCGTCGTGATCGACGATCGGGCCCGGACTAGCGACCCCGACATCGTGGCCGCCGGGGACTGCGCCAGCCACGACATGGCCCGTTACGGCCGTCGCATCCGCCTGGAGTCCGTGCCGAGCGCGGCCGAGCAGGCCAAGGTCGCCGCCGCGACCGTCTGTGGGAAGTCCAAGAAGATTGCGGCCCTTCCATGGTTCTGGTCAGATCAATACGACCTCAAGCTCCAGATCGCCGGTCTCAACACCGGGTACGACGAGGTCGTCCTCAGCGGCGACCCGACCCGGGACCGCGACTTCACCTGCTTCTACCTCCGTGCCGGCGAGCTCATTGCCGCCGACTGCATCAACCGTCCCCGCGACTTCATGTTCAGCAAGCGGGTCATCACGCAGCAAGTCGCCGTCGAACGGGCCGAACTGGTGCTCGCCGGCTCGGACTGA
- a CDS encoding SCP2 sterol-binding domain-containing protein: protein MAVFRDEDEVYAFLGGIFRRGLEKEGLADKLANSGVVLRVHYTDPDAVVTVDMPNKVVETGAASTAVPNVELFMSADTGNKFWLGKVNLTMAMAKGTVRAKGPVPKLIKLIPQAKNLFPEYRLMLESQNRQDLIDA from the coding sequence GTGGCGGTATTTAGGGACGAGGACGAGGTCTATGCCTTCCTGGGCGGGATCTTTCGGCGGGGTTTGGAGAAGGAAGGTCTGGCGGACAAGCTCGCGAATTCGGGTGTGGTGTTGCGGGTGCATTACACAGATCCGGATGCGGTTGTGACGGTGGACATGCCGAACAAGGTGGTGGAGACCGGAGCGGCCAGTACCGCGGTGCCCAACGTGGAGTTGTTCATGTCGGCAGACACGGGGAACAAGTTCTGGTTGGGGAAGGTGAACTTGACGATGGCGATGGCCAAGGGAACGGTACGTGCGAAAGGTCCGGTGCCGAAGTTGATCAAGTTGATCCCGCAGGCCAAGAACCTGTTCCCCGAGTACCGGTTGATGCTGGAGAGCCAGAATCGGCAGGACCTCATCGATGCGTGA